In Astatotilapia calliptera chromosome 23, fAstCal1.2, whole genome shotgun sequence, a genomic segment contains:
- the LOC113015642 gene encoding torsin-1A-interacting protein 1-like isoform X2, giving the protein MDTRDSEDKLSRPMTRSTRRMSGSSFEATPRQPIKRTKRKKAQADAADAPTSVNGTKDGEPDFEDGESPSKKSRLDAEEAVFDESAESRVDVEESSGDIQKNEDQEMDIERDSFKVTDLPNIHKDALGDRNLNPRVVLDELYRPSLKTEDPNLMKSKKVSATPAPKAPAPPTKPVAQISATVNRHHSPALKPSSMADYKRTMMLKAQSAASSSDLSKVNHLTPSVNPRRVNNVPRKETIHSKESDKQKPVATKTRPRNSSRGFTWCLWGLVRLVVLLLVLLVLFVIGTLLIYKIIPLLQDMKRGGGQSSRAVKPERFADQLSDLQTQFPSQRPELWKLSKIHLEKHLKTAHPSEPVSLIFTAGQKAERTLQCLARGLAASFSSALNVSFLDIDGKSKAGQDSDKVKLDIDSQLQAAFEGEKPVAIIHRLEELPPGSTLIFYRYCDHENSAYKRVFLLFSVLLPQDEIPKEKGLKEVEEMVQDYLKERLVDTSGKTYNIMNNDMFGGLWSRISHLVLPVVSEVEKKGC; this is encoded by the exons ATGGATACCAGAGACTCTGAAGATAAGCTCTCTCGTCCCATGACTAGATCGACACGACGGATGTCAG GGTCGAGTTTTGAGGCAACTCCTAGGCAGCCTATAAAGaggaccaaaagaaaaaaagcacaagctGACGCTGCTGATGCTCCTACATCAGTTAATGGTACCAAAGATGGGGAGCCTGACTTTGAAGATGGAG AGTCCCCTAGCAAGAAGAGCCGACTGGATGCTGAAGAAGCAGTGTTTGACGAGAGCGCTGAAAGTAGGGTGGATGTTGAGGAATCATCTGGAGACATTCAGAAAAATGAAGACCAGGAAATGGATATTGAACGGGATTCCTTTAAAGTCACTGATCTGCCAAACATACACAAAG ATGCTCTCGGAGATAGGAACTTAAATCCCCGTGTAGTGCTTGATGAGCTCTACAGACCCAGTCTTAAGACTGAGGATCCCAACTTGATGAAATCCAAGAAAG TTTCAGCAACACCAGCACCTAAAGCACCTGCACCCCCCACCAAGCCTGTCGCACAGATCAGCGCGACAGTGAACAGACATCATTCACCGGCTCTCAAGCCGTCCAGCATGGCAGACTACAAGAGGACGATGATGCTCAAAGCCCAGAGCGCTG CCTCATCTTCAGATTTATCCAAAGTTAACCACCTTACCCCAAGTGTGAATCCGAGACGTGTGAATAACGTTCCAAGAAAAGAGACTATTCATTCCAAAGAATCTG acaaacagaaacctGTTGCTACCAAGACACGCCCCAGAAATTCCTCTAGAG GGTTCACGTGGTGTTTGTGGGGTTTAGTTCGGCTGGTAGTTCTCCTGTTAGTTCTCCTGGTACTATTTGTGATCGGGACATTGCTGATATACAAGATCATCCCATTACTCCAAGACATGAAACGTGGTGGAGGGCAGTCATCCAGGGCTGTGAAGCCAGAAAGGTTTGCTGATCAATTGTCTGATCTTCAGACTCAGTTCCCCAGTCAGCGGCCTGAGTTGTGGAAGTTGAGCAAAATCCACCTGGAGAAGCACCTTAAAACAGCCCATCCCTCTGAGCCAGTCAGTCTGATTTTCACTGCAGGACAGAAGGCTGAGAGGACACTGCAGTGCCTTGCTCGGGGTCTGGCTGCTTCCTTCTCATCTGCCCTCAATGTCTCTTTCCTTGACATTGATGGAAAAAGCAAAGCAGGCCAGGACAGTGATAAGGTGAAGTTAGACATTGACAGtcagctgcaagcagcgtttgAGGGAGAAAAACCTGTGGCCATCATTCATCGTTTGGAAGAGCTGCCACCAGGCTCCACTCTCATTTTTTATCGCTACTGCGACCACGAGAATTCCGCATATAAGCgggttttcttgttgttttctgtgctgctgCCTCAAGATGAGATCCCGAAGGAAAAGGGTTTAAAAGAGGTGGAAGAGATGGTGCAAGACTATCTTAAGGAGAGGCTGGTGGACACCAGTGGCAAAACGTATAATATAATGAATAATGATATGTTTGGTGGTCTGTGGAGTCGCATCTCCCATCTTGTCCTGCCTGTGGTGTCTGAGGTGGAGAAGAAAGGATGCTAA
- the LOC113015642 gene encoding torsin-1A-interacting protein 1-like isoform X1, which yields MDTRDSEDKLSRPMTRSTRRMSGKGSSFEATPRQPIKRTKRKKAQADAADAPTSVNGTKDGEPDFEDGESPSKKSRLDAEEAVFDESAESRVDVEESSGDIQKNEDQEMDIERDSFKVTDLPNIHKDALGDRNLNPRVVLDELYRPSLKTEDPNLMKSKKVSATPAPKAPAPPTKPVAQISATVNRHHSPALKPSSMADYKRTMMLKAQSAASSSDLSKVNHLTPSVNPRRVNNVPRKETIHSKESDKQKPVATKTRPRNSSRGFTWCLWGLVRLVVLLLVLLVLFVIGTLLIYKIIPLLQDMKRGGGQSSRAVKPERFADQLSDLQTQFPSQRPELWKLSKIHLEKHLKTAHPSEPVSLIFTAGQKAERTLQCLARGLAASFSSALNVSFLDIDGKSKAGQDSDKVKLDIDSQLQAAFEGEKPVAIIHRLEELPPGSTLIFYRYCDHENSAYKRVFLLFSVLLPQDEIPKEKGLKEVEEMVQDYLKERLVDTSGKTYNIMNNDMFGGLWSRISHLVLPVVSEVEKKGC from the exons ATGGATACCAGAGACTCTGAAGATAAGCTCTCTCGTCCCATGACTAGATCGACACGACGGATGTCAGGTAAAG GGTCGAGTTTTGAGGCAACTCCTAGGCAGCCTATAAAGaggaccaaaagaaaaaaagcacaagctGACGCTGCTGATGCTCCTACATCAGTTAATGGTACCAAAGATGGGGAGCCTGACTTTGAAGATGGAG AGTCCCCTAGCAAGAAGAGCCGACTGGATGCTGAAGAAGCAGTGTTTGACGAGAGCGCTGAAAGTAGGGTGGATGTTGAGGAATCATCTGGAGACATTCAGAAAAATGAAGACCAGGAAATGGATATTGAACGGGATTCCTTTAAAGTCACTGATCTGCCAAACATACACAAAG ATGCTCTCGGAGATAGGAACTTAAATCCCCGTGTAGTGCTTGATGAGCTCTACAGACCCAGTCTTAAGACTGAGGATCCCAACTTGATGAAATCCAAGAAAG TTTCAGCAACACCAGCACCTAAAGCACCTGCACCCCCCACCAAGCCTGTCGCACAGATCAGCGCGACAGTGAACAGACATCATTCACCGGCTCTCAAGCCGTCCAGCATGGCAGACTACAAGAGGACGATGATGCTCAAAGCCCAGAGCGCTG CCTCATCTTCAGATTTATCCAAAGTTAACCACCTTACCCCAAGTGTGAATCCGAGACGTGTGAATAACGTTCCAAGAAAAGAGACTATTCATTCCAAAGAATCTG acaaacagaaacctGTTGCTACCAAGACACGCCCCAGAAATTCCTCTAGAG GGTTCACGTGGTGTTTGTGGGGTTTAGTTCGGCTGGTAGTTCTCCTGTTAGTTCTCCTGGTACTATTTGTGATCGGGACATTGCTGATATACAAGATCATCCCATTACTCCAAGACATGAAACGTGGTGGAGGGCAGTCATCCAGGGCTGTGAAGCCAGAAAGGTTTGCTGATCAATTGTCTGATCTTCAGACTCAGTTCCCCAGTCAGCGGCCTGAGTTGTGGAAGTTGAGCAAAATCCACCTGGAGAAGCACCTTAAAACAGCCCATCCCTCTGAGCCAGTCAGTCTGATTTTCACTGCAGGACAGAAGGCTGAGAGGACACTGCAGTGCCTTGCTCGGGGTCTGGCTGCTTCCTTCTCATCTGCCCTCAATGTCTCTTTCCTTGACATTGATGGAAAAAGCAAAGCAGGCCAGGACAGTGATAAGGTGAAGTTAGACATTGACAGtcagctgcaagcagcgtttgAGGGAGAAAAACCTGTGGCCATCATTCATCGTTTGGAAGAGCTGCCACCAGGCTCCACTCTCATTTTTTATCGCTACTGCGACCACGAGAATTCCGCATATAAGCgggttttcttgttgttttctgtgctgctgCCTCAAGATGAGATCCCGAAGGAAAAGGGTTTAAAAGAGGTGGAAGAGATGGTGCAAGACTATCTTAAGGAGAGGCTGGTGGACACCAGTGGCAAAACGTATAATATAATGAATAATGATATGTTTGGTGGTCTGTGGAGTCGCATCTCCCATCTTGTCCTGCCTGTGGTGTCTGAGGTGGAGAAGAAAGGATGCTAA